Sequence from the Nasonia vitripennis strain AsymCx chromosome 5, Nvit_psr_1.1, whole genome shotgun sequence genome:
GTCGGCTGCGTTTAGAGCTTCGTCGTCCTCTGCCGCGGCTGTGTCAGTGTCCATGGTTCCAGTAGTGCGCTTccgataaaattttttttatctctgtGCAAGTGTACATGCGCTTCGTCTGAGGGTATATTACAGTCGAATTCGAGAAGAATCAGCGGGGGACAATGAGGCATTTTTTCGATGATATAAGGGTAGATTCATATAAGGTTCGCCTTTGTGCCGCGCGGAGCTTCGTTATTGTTCCTCGAGGAATGCCGAGAAGAGAAGATTCGCCGCGATGACGTCAAGCGCGGCGGGGCGAGGCTTTGCGCGCGTCTCTCGGTGAATTTTCAAGATATTGCCAGCTAGGGGGTGCACTGTTTCAAAGGCTTGCGGGCcgagttattaaaaatgttgttgGAGCCATTGAATCCGACAGATTCGAAAGAATTGAGCTATGTGTGCCGAGCGAGGCATGAAAAATTTAACGTATAGCATGTCGTCCGAAAATTTGATTCGTCGagttgaaaaatataagaaaaagcaGAGGAAGATCCATTTCttagcgagtgagagagctaTGCTTTTACTTTATCGTTTGATTTTTAGTCACTTTTTTAAAGCTTTGGTCACGTTCACAGTTTAGATACATTTGGTTTTAAGGTTGATTCTTTTTGTAATAGGAGATGATTAACTTGGATGATACATATAAAACCAAAAGAATTTGTCACATAAAAATTCGTAAATTATCAAAAGACCAACATCTACGAACAGACAAGATCATGATAAACAtcgattataaattataaaaataacttatcgAGCATTGGTAAATCTAGCATTCGCCAAACAAAATATAGGTCAAAGCTATATATCTATAAAGTAAAATTGATACAGAAACGTCATTCCGTACTATACATAGGTATAAGCAACGATTATCCGTCACTTTTGGCAACGCAAAGTACGCTACATTGCTATAAAAAACGCCGTCTCGCTAAGTCAGtttagtttttttctctctataaatataaatatatgaaaaacTCGCCGCTACGGCTTTTTCAAGTAGACGTCTATAAGGTCCGCGTTTATAATCAAAGTAGAAACTTAATAGACTATAGGTGTACGTACGTGGTAAAAAAAGTCTTCCGCCTGGGCAACTTTTTCACATCGACACGTAACTCAAcatagacaattttttttcatgcaactatatgtatataattttatgcatAACGGGAGGAACGACCATGAGTTTGTTTTTCGTCGTGTGTAAGAAAATTTCGCACGTTTTATCTTAAATTTTATCGCTGATGTAATCAGCGTGTAAACGCCCTTGTGTAAAACACTTTCAAAGTGAGAAGACTTTAATTTCTGTAAATATTGGCACTGACGTACGTAATTCAAAGGTCGCGTGTTTACAATGTAGAATCGCGGGGGAGAGAATCatacataataatattatttcaaaCGATAAAATATATGGCTCAGTGAAATTCGTTTCTTTTGGTCTACGCACTCGTGTATATAGTTTCTCGCGAGGAACGTTGATGTCTCCTTATTTAAAGATTACATActcggaaaaataaataaatgatcctTTAACTGCGCGTTCGTCTTGTACATAGCAACATTTGGAACCTTTTTGTCTCTACGTCATATACGTTCCTTAATAACGTgcattatatataataaagattatatatataaaatctttattatataatttgtttCTAATTTTCGGAAATTCATATACTTATAATAAGAGCCTTTACAACCActttcgtttctttttttaaatgcttACTTCGTTTATATACCAAtcatatgtgtatatatatttaatgtatatataacgTGTATAATTATATGAATTAGCTAAGACTCGTATATTGACATGTGTCCAGGATTGTCATGTAAACTCTTCTTTTTAAAGCCTATGAATCTCATTTGTCCTCGAAAACATTCGCATCTCGCGCAAGTCCGATGCTTGGCACATGTTTGGCAAcatattattttctcttttctcgcTTTACGTTATAATATATTCGTGTACACCAATTCCTCTATACAATCCCTCGCTTTTCTATGCTCTTCTTTCTTAAGTCATTAATTGATCTCGTTAAAACTCACAGCATATGAAATCAGAGTTCGACGTTTAATAGTCACTTCGTCAACTGCGTTTTTTTTGTTGataaaaaagtgaaataccgACAAGAATAAACAAACGCCCTTTTCGTTCGAACTAATTTGGATTTCCATTATATTGATCTATTCTCCGTACAGCGCACCGAAACGGAAAGctggtaaattaaaattttaattaatgaaaattcaaattggAAATCCATTAACACGCAGTCGAGAGCGACGTCAAAGGTTTAATTGGCTTTTCGTTATAACGTTCACCTGTTTCGCGTCAAACAACGTCTTTCAAaggggaaaaaaaattttgtcgaTAAAGCAAGCATCCGGGCTACGAAAGGTGTCAACGCAAAATGTTGTGTTCACACGATCGTGGCAAAAcctttaaaataataataataataataataattagcgATAATTTAACAAACAAATACGTATAAACTAGTGTCTATTCGATATACTCTCTGTACAATACGATACAATTCTCTTTCGCAGTCCAACGTCAAAAAATAgactttcaaaattcaaaacatTACAGAACCGACCGCTCCGTCATCTCCTCGCGTCGCTATAATAGTCTTTGCGCTTGAACCAAATTGATTTCTTTAATAACGCTTCTATAATCGGAAATGGGCAAATCCTCAAATTGATTGTTTCCTTGTGATACGTATATAGCAATATACGTCGCGTTTAACGTGGCGATCGACTTTGTGGAATTGGTATGTGTGTATAATCGTTTTTAACGTTAAAATATTTCGTTGTCTGTTAAAAAACCTCGTTCTCGGCGTTACACGGTTGGCACGCGAATATCAACATCAAATCATCGGAGAGGAAGACACGACACCACAACTAACGAATCCTTTAAAAACTCTGTCTAAGGACATAACTCATCGTACAGCTTAAAACTTTAGTAAAACCTTGATATAAAAAAGTGTTAAACTTCTTCGCCTACACCTTAAAAAATACGCGACAACCACTGCTGCGATATGTTAACGGCAATTCCACAAGCTCGATGCCACCTCGCCGATTAAATAAAGCGGCTATAACCGAACGGAAACTATAACAATAACCATCACTACAAAATAATCTCTTTGCTACAGTCATTGCCCATATCCTCGCCCTATAACACAGTCTCCTTTTGGCTGATGATCTTGATGCCGTGCTTCGTGAGAATCATCTTGATGGTATCGCTGTCCCTGATCTTGACGGTCCTGACCGCACTGCTCGTAGTCACCCCGTTATCGTCCGTATCGGCGTTCTCTTCGAGAGAGTCGAGGTTGTCCCCGGACGAGTCGAATCTCCCAACGTTGTCAGCTGATCTTCTGAGTGACCTGCTCCTCGCGACCCTCGGCCTGATGCTGTCAGCCGATGTCATGAATTTGTTATCACGGGATTTGGAAAATTTCTCGCCGCTCGATCTGAAGGACATCCGGTTCTGCAAGTTGTCCACCGAGGAGAACCTGCGCTTCTCCTGGGCCGCTCTGTCGGCAGCGTTTCTAGTCTTGGCGTAAGATCCCTTGCGGCTGACTCTTTTGTCCCTACCCCCGATGCTCAGACTCCGAGACATGGCTACCTCGTCCTTCGGAGCCCCGGCGTACCTGTAACTCTCAGCCTCGCTCATTGGCTGATGTCTCGGGAGTAGCGGAGGTTGACGGTGTCGAGGTGTGATGTTGACGTAAAGGGGCTCTGGTTGACTGCAGGTGTCGAGAGAGGCGCGCAGCCGGCAGTCTTGCAGTCCGCAGTTGTCGATCTCGAATCGGTCGTCTTCGAGGGTCGAGCGCCCGTAGCTGCCCTTGCTGATCTCGATGGTTGACTTCGCCTTTGGAAGACTCAACGGCATTGGCCTGGAGTTGATGACTGAGCTTTTAGGGTCAGAGGTCAGAGGTTCGTCAGCACTCGTGGCCGGCTCACCGCAGATCTCGCAGATCTCGGCGGTTTCGCTCAGACTCTGCGCGTGAGTCATCGCCGCGTTGTTGCAATCGTTCGAGTCGTCCCTGAGATTACACGAGCTGCAAATGTCGCACTCGGTTGAGTCCTCGTCCTCCGGGGAACTGCAGTTCGACCTGATGGTGTAGAACACGTCAGCGGACGAAGGCTGCTCGAAGCAACAGGCCGAGCAGAACTCCTCCGTCGGCGCGTCAAACTCCTGCGCCGTCACCAGTTGACTCGTGCTGTCGGACTTGAGCTTGGTTGACGCGATGGTGTCGTCGCAGTAGGATATCTCGCCGGGTTTGAGACTCATGACCACGTTGCGCTTGATGGACTCGAAGCTCTTGGACTTCTTCGACATCGACTCCATGACGTTCCTAGCGCCGACGTTGGTTTCGTTCAGGTTGATGGAGTCGAGACTACCCTGCAGCTGCTGACGCTGGTTGATCGGCTTGCCGTCATTGATGATCAACCGCAGTCGCTTGATGTAGCTGATGTCGTCCTCGAACAGCTTCGTGTTCTTCTTCAGCTCGTCTTCCACCAccttctccttctcctcgACGGTCTTCTCCTCGGTTGACTCGGGCGTGCTGTCGATCAACTCGAGCTTCAGCCTCTCGTCCTCGACGCTCTCTTCCTCCTTCGACCTGTCGCTGTCCTCGTCGTCGGTTTTCTTGCCCTTTCTTGAGCTGACCAGGGATTTGACGTACTTGCCATCGATCTCGAACTTTGTGGCCTGTGAGTCCGAGTCCGGACAATCGTACCCCAGAGACTCCTCGGCCCCCTTGGGCATCGTATCGTCGGAGCCGTTTCCCAGCCCGTTGTTCCGCACCGACGTCTCTATCGCGTCCTCCGAGCTCTCATCGTACGTGATAGACAGCGCGTCCTCCTCTCTGTCGTTGCTGTAGGTGTTGTCGCAGAGGGTCGCAAGCTCGCTCTCGGTCGTGTCCTCGAAAGCCAGAAGCTCGTTTCTGGCTCGTGCGCTGCCTGGCAGCTCGACGGGGCTGTGAACGCGCGGACTCTGCAGCGGCAGAagcgacgaggaggacgacTCGCCCCCTGTCAGATGGAGCGAGTCGTTGACGATGCTCCGGAAGAACTTCTCGCGAGCCAGCTCCGTCGTACTGGCCGAGTCATCGGAGTTGTAGCTGCTGTTCTGGAGGTTCTTCTGGAGCACCGTCTCGGGCAATGACCCGTCCTCGTCGTTCGTCGCCTCTGCCGTTGTCCTGGTCGTAGTCGTGGGCTCGCAGGGACTCGTGTCGCGCATGGGAACGTCGCTTGGCGACCGCGTCAGGAAAGCGTCGTCGGCCTGGCTCTTGGCCTCGTCTACGTCGAGATAGTCGGTCGAGGAGTGAATGGAGGAATATTCCAACTTACTTTTGCGCGTCCAGTGAGTTTCGTTGGGACGTCAGTGGCGATGACGGTAGAGAAGAGGGCAGCGTGAAACAAGAGAGACATTTTGAGAAGGATTTAGTTGTGCGACAGCTGGATGTGGGCATCTTTTCACTGTCGAAACGTAAATTTGGCTTACTAGGCAatgttggaaaattattttcgataTCACGAAAGATACCCGCCTCCGCTGGCAATAGAATTACGAGAacaagcaaaaaataaaacacaaaaattcaaatacgTAAGAACagtttattcaaaatattttggtCACGTCCAGGACTTTCTTATAAAGATCATTCGATCGCATCGGTGGCCCGAAGcgaaaagtaaaaatagtCAGCAAATGTATCCGTCCCACGTTACTTTATTTCCAGAGATCAATATATCATCTCTACACCGAAGAATCATTCTCACTGTTTCAGCACCAATCGAatgcatcatcatcattgtaTAAAATTTGGCTGAAACTTCGCTTCGAGCCGCCTTGAACAGCTCACTTAGTATTTATACAACTGGAAGACGCAAAGGAAGACAAGACTAATGGAATCCTTCTAAAGAGGCAGCCTTCGTTTCGAAAAGTACTCTGATACTTAACCTACATCAATATTGGAACTTCTTTGCAACGtgagatagaaaaaaaagaataagcCCGAGAGAAGTTCTAAGGTGAATCAGAGCTACGCCTCCTTTCGCCGGCTCTCCTCGGCAATTAAAACTCCTCCGCAACATCGATGTATCAACCGACGGAACAGCCCTCGCCAAGCTTCTCTCACGGTTGTAAAAACCTAAGTTTCTACGTCTATATAGATAACTACATAACTATACGTATACTATCTCTAGCTTTTTCAGATACATCTCGGCACGGCCAAGTACACATCCTATCATAAATAAAACACacgtacaaaaataataacgcTATTCGTCTACGAGCGCGACAAAGAAAAAAGATAACAATGAATCTTCAGCCGTTGACTCACGTGTGCTGGTAGTGGTCCGGATTTTTGGAGTTGTATATTTTGTATGTGTAGATGTACTCCAAGACGGAGTCGTGCAGCAGGTACTTGACGCTCTCGCCGCGCTTCAAAGCCCTCCTTATGCGCGTCGAGCTCACCTCGTTCGGAATCCACTCGGTCACTATGTGTATGTTGTGCTGAAAGATGGGCAAAGGGAGGGAGAAGGAAAAGAGGTTGCGGTGAGATTAATTCGACGTCTGCTGCAGTCTAATATCGGAAAAAGTTCGCTCGTGCaacgagcaagagagagagagagagagagagagagagagagagaggaagagagagaagtttaTGCGCTTTGCAAAAACTTACCAAATGCTTGGCGAGGATATCAGAGTCGTAGATGAACTTGTAGGGATTGGAGCCCACCCGCGTTATGACTATTAGACCGTATCTACCCACGATCTCCTCGATCTGTACAGAATTCAGGTATATAGCTATGCATAATATGTAGGTGTACAAGTGTGCAACACGCGTTGCGGTCGGAGCTGGCGTCGATCGAATACAACCGCGCGACTAGCGGTCAGTCAAACCGTTAGCAGCCCCGCTGAAGCGAAACTAATTTATCTTTGATCGAGCGGCAATCAAGCCGCTTGGAATTGAATTTTCAGCCTGGTAGTAAACCGaatttctcgcgcgcgtctgtgTCTCGTGAACTCGCGAGTTTCTTTCCGCGTCTTCGAAAGACAGCTCTCCGGCTAATGGAGCAGCGCGTGCTCTCGCGAAATAATTTAACGGCCTGCTACCGTAACAGGGTTTTCAACTTGGCACTCGTAGCAAATCAAAACTTTCAGAATTTCCACTCCTCAGCGCGAACAATTTCCGTAACTCGTTCGAATGGAAGCGAATTGAAATTCCCCGGGAAACGAAGTATTTTCATGCTAATAACGACTTGAATAGAGACTCACATCCTCCTCGGCCCAGAGTCCGGGCGTCGCGAAGCTCTCGAGCAGATCACCGCCGCACAGAAGCTTGATCCTCACGGGGCTCGGATCGCCCGTGTCGCCGTTCCTCAGAACATCGGGTATCCACGTCAGATCTTCCTCGTCGACGTTGCTGTTCGCCGCCGCCTGGCCTTGCACCACCTCGTCGAGGAGCGTCTGATGATGCTGCAAGCTCTGGCGCGTTCTCGTCCAGGCCTTCTGCCGAAGCTCCCACTTACTCAGTCGAATCCAGTCGCTGTCGTGCAGCGCGCATTTCAGCATCTCCTCTCGGTGCTCGCCGGCAGCCAGCTCGCTCTTGGCATAGGCGTCGTTCACCGGGGATATCACTCCACCCAGCACCACGTGCGTCCCCAGCGAGTGCAGGTGGTCACGAGCTCGTTCTGCAATGAGAAATAGACGCGCACCAGCGGATGAGTTATCGGGAAAGTAATTAAAAGGCTGCTAGCTGAGGGGGGCGGGTTAGCGGACCGGAAATTTATGTGCGGCTGATGAAGCGCTGAAATTTCGAGCTTTAAATGTTGTGTAAGCGTTGAATTATACAGCCGAGCTAGACGTTGTTAATGGACTCCGCGGCAAAAAAATTATCCGAGGAAAAATTGCAGCGCCAGAGAGCTAGACGTTCAATTCCCGAGACAGCCGGAATTTCCAGGGCTGCACGCTGCAGCAGAGACGAATTTTGCGCGTCAACGTTGATGAGTAGTAGAAAGTTTATGGCTCCGGCTTGAGTTGCAAATTTCAGCTTCTGTGTGTAGCGCGGCTGATTGCGAGAATTGCGAAGATAAATAAGCCTCCCTGGCGATGGCGAACTTTCCTTCCAagattaatgaaaatatgCGCGCAGCTTTTTAATCTCGTTATAAGCCCTGGATTCAGCGCGCGGATTTGCATACGAGCCTCGCTGAGTAAATTAGAGCGGAACTGTAACGTTAGCGGGAAGACGTGTTGTTTCAAACAACGCAAGCGCGCTTTTGAATTCTAATTTCGTCCACCGCGTACATCTCTCTCGTCCACTTTGACGTGTCCCTCTCTCGCTTCAATAAAATCGCGCAATATTTACCCGCCGCAATGGAAAACtcgctgatgaaaaattccACAAGCTTCACCGCGCGGAACAATTTCCATTCGCAATGGCCGCATCGACGAGGGATAtaatcgcgagagagagagagagagagagagagagagagagagagagagagagacgagctgTCTTATCTCGAGTAATTCATGCACTGGCAGTAGTTGTAGCGTCGCGTTATCGCGTACAGATATAGCCGAGCGCGTTACGATGATGAGGACGGGGAATTGCGGTGTATTTACGCCCCAAAGACGACGTCGACGAGGACGACTGGAGATGCAGCGCAGAGTAATTATACCTCTGCGGAGGCGGAATTGCTGCGCTTTAATTTGATGGTTAATTTTCAAGCCACCGCGCCGGTACGTGTGATTCTCCGAGGGCAGACATCGTCGCTGACGATAAGACTTCGCTGGGATACTCCCGCGACAAAGGCAGTCAAGTTTAATTATTTCGAGCTGCGTGTTTGGATAGCTTCGagcaaaaaaaagttgaaatttcTCATTCACTCCGCGAGTAGGTCAGGAAGATCATCGTCAGCCGCGCGGAACTAATCCCCTCTATACTTTCCGGGAAATTTATTCAatgagtgcgcgcgcgcgcctttgaTAGTCAATTTCCCCAACTTTTTCTCGGCAGCAAACAAAAGCACAGCAGTAGTAGCGTGTACGTACACGCGGTGGAGAGCTTGTTTCCGCGGGAATTATGAGTTTATCAAGCGACTTTctgtcccgcgcgcgcgacgtggATTTATATCGTTCGCTACCGCGAAACTCCTCCAACATTCATCTCTTGACTTTTCATCCCTGAAatggtacacacacacacacacacccgccTCTCGGATCTTATTCTCCTCTCGTGCGAAACTATACGTCCATTTAACGCCCTGTATCGCTGCACACGAGCTTTTGAATAAAACTTCATCGGCCCTgtttcttctcttttcttttcccaTCGCCGTGTATATAAAAGTATCGTAAAAGCTATATTTATACGGCGCGCAGCGAAAATAAAACTCTTAAGATTCATAAAGAACGGATTAAAAAGCCCTCCGCCGTTCTTTATAATAAGCGCGCTCGGCGCGCGTAGCCATGCGCGCGTAATACAATCAGTCCACCTATACGAGCGCTCTGACCTATAATTCAGTCCGCAATTAATTTAGctaagcagagagagagagagagagagagagagagagagagagagagagagagagagagagagagggaaaaaaagtaGGCAACGAAAATACCAGCTATACAGCCATACTACCGCCGCACCTAGTATAGAAATTGTATACTCCCTCTTTCTAGCTTGCGCGCATCAGCATATCAAAACGACGCGTTGAAAGATTCGCGAgcgtgcgagcgagcgtcCATTAGAATATATCGGAAATccgcttttaaaaataaaataggcCGGAGAAAAGCGAGCCAAGGTCGAATATTCCTCACGCTCTCCTACTTTGCATGTGCGGCTCTTTTCAGCGTGCTTTTTCGCTTTGGActgcacgcacgcacacacacgtccCTTCGAAGCTTTCCTCCTGCGAGGCATTGAATTTGGGGCGTACAAATGCGCGCGTTATTTACATCTCTTCTGGCGGGCCAACGGGGATTTATTTCGCGGGGTTTCTACTCTGCTTTTTTGCAACATCGGTGTATGCGCTTTTTCGGCTGGATTAAATGAAAACCGCTGCAGCACGGAGTGACTATATACGTTCGTGTACACCTGCAAGAGTCAGGCTGATAAAATTGAGACGTACGGGCTTCTTTCTCGCGTAAGCTTCGCTGGAGCGAACGAACGCTCATTGAAGCGAAAACGCGGGAGAAATGAGACTTTACGCGGACGGAACATTTTTGTCTGTGTGAAAAAGCTCTCCTGTGTGCGTATGTGCGAGGAAAAGGCGAAAAAGGAGATTCAAAGAATTAATTCCGCTCTCCAGTCGAGTGGGAGGTAACTAAAGCGAAAAGAGTAACGCCAGGTGGTTCTCGGAAAAAgatgtgtttgtgtgtgtgcttgcaaaaaattgttaaagCGGAAAGCTGCTTAGGAGACTGACGGCCGAGAATAAATGGCGAGGAGATAAAAAGGACTCTCAAACTAATTAGCCAGAAACTCAATTACCTAATGACAACTTCGGAATGGGATAGTTTCGCATGACACTCGCTCTTCCTCGAGCGCGCGACGGGGACAAAAATTAGTCTTCCGTCGCGGAACATGATTTTAACAAGTTTGCGCCGAGTCCCAGGAAACGACGCCTATTATATTCAGTTGGCTTTCCAGCGCGCCGACGAGATACTTTTTTCATTCGACGACTCGCTCGGCTACGCGCGTTCGTTCTTTATTAACGAGAATAACGAGTTTCGCTTATGTACGCGAGCgcataaaaattaaacaagttcagaaagagagagagagagagagaaagagagagagagagagagagagagagcttcaaAGGGCAGCTTTTAATATACGCGCTTAGAGCAGGACGAGCGATGCGAATGCGATGCAGAATACCCCCGTGTTTCGTAACAATTTCCAGAGATAAGAGCCGTTGTAATCTTGTTTGCCGGATGTATTCGTGCCTATAAAACTTCCATTAGCCCGAGTGCCGTTTCATGCGCGCATTTTTCGCATTACACGTATAAGCGGTTTTGCCGCTGCGCTTTTCTGCGAGCAAACATTTTATCGACTCACTCTCGAAGCGTCgagaaacacacacacacagatgcATGAAGACAACGCGACGTTTATCATGCATTGATTGGTGTTCGTTAAGTCAATACTCCCGACGAGTggaagaacgaaaaaaaaaatcgtacaaCAGAGGCGCCAATTTAAAAAGTCAATCAAACGCCAATACGTTTGTTATCCCAGCGGTCCAATCAAGGGGGGAGAGCGCGGGAACAAAAAATGCGCGCTCGATCACCAGCTATAAATACAAAAGCCTTCTCCCCCGCATATATAGAAGCACACTCTCATCGCGCGCAATAATCGAGATAGACACGCACACGTGCTTCCGCGGATCCGTATACATACATGTGCGATGCGACTCCCCCGAAAAAAGACCATCCTCGGCGAAAACAAAAGAGcgatatagagagagagacagaaaaaGGGTGCGATCATTCGAGGCAAGCTCTGACGTCAGGCCGGCGAAGATAGCTGTAAGCGATACTCCACCCTCGAgcgcgagcaagcgagagagagatacagcTATATAGAGTATAGTTGTGTGTATAGACCGTCTCTTTCCAGCTCacgcaacagcagcagcagcagctggcGAGGCGCGTTAAAAGCGCGTTATCGATCATGACCAGAGCTCCCGGTGTGCGTTGTGTGTCGTGGGGCCTAGGTATGTACACAGAGTGAACGACAAGGCTCTGGAGACACACTCACCGAACATCCGGAAGTGCATATGCGTCGGCGGGTTGTAGCTGCCGCACGACATCAGGATCACCCGGTGCTTAGGCTCTTGCTTCGTAAGCTCCATCGTCGTTCTGCGATATCAGCGGTACATGGTTGGCcaccgaaaaaaaagaaaattactgCCGTCAGGAGAAGGAACTCTGTACTCTACTGTGCTTCGAACTATTTCagtacttttttttctctctttcttctacCGAGTATTTCTATTCGGCTTTCGCTCGATGCGAGAGCGCCGAGCGTCGAGCGCGCACTGAGCGATGCTCTTTTACGAGCCGAGCTGCGGGTGCGAGCTCGCGCCTGCTCCGTGAGCTGAACTTGGCTTTGCGCATGACGGGGCTCTGCGATGGAGGGAAAGCCGtagttttgatatttttactcACAAATTACTTATTGGTTTGCGAGCTCCGTAGTAGTTGTTCTCGTAGATTGATTTCAGCACATTTTTGTTAACCAGCCACTGAATACTCTCGCCGCGATGCAGGGCTCGACGAATCCACGTGGAGTTCACCTCGTTTGGAATCCACTCGGTCACTACGTTTATGTAGCGCtggaagagaagaaaaattaatcaacGAGTTCTTGAGAATCGAGCTTGAAGATGAGACATTGTTACAATGTATTTGCTGAGAATGTCagaattgtaaataaatctaTTGATATTCTGTCCGTCCTCGTCTATGATTACTAATCCGTAATGGGTAAAAATTTCGGCTATCTGAAACGAGACATTGTCGTGAAATATTGTGCTATGTACGTATCTGGATAAACTTACTTTACACCTTGACTCACCTCCTCGTCAGTATAATGTCCAGGAGTCGTGATACTCTCCAACACATCCATACCacaaactaattttatttgtACACGTGGTACCCGAGGGCTGAGTCCTGCCATCAAGTAAGCTGCCGGTACCCACctctttattaattttggaTTATATATATTGTCATTATCTTTAGCCGCAATATAGTTCAGCACTGTTTGATGAAATCTTAAGGTTTCAAGAATACTTTTGGCCGTGTTTTGTTTGACTGCCCATTTGCTGATAGTCATCCATTGAGTGTATTCCATTGCTAATTCCAACAGCTTTACTCTCACGCTGCTGTCTTCCAGGCAAGGGTCATCGGAAGAATAATTGTTTATGGGTGAAATCGTACCACCAATTACTGTCATTCCCAATGATCGGAGGTGATCTCGTGCTCTTTCtaaacagaagaaaaaaattgtgtaaGTGCATGGCGATTGAACTTCTTCTGGAAACACTCATGTGTGTCAAGTAATAATTATAGTCATGACTAAGGATAGCTTTGCTTGCGAATCACAGTATTATGAAAACGAACAATGACTCAAACGAGTCAGCAAAGCTTTTCATTTTCCCGCAGAATAGCTGCGCGAAGATCGCTGAAAAAATCTAAATGCCAACCAAGTTGCAcatctctctgtctctatttGTGAAAGCTCGTATGTAAACATTGAAACATAACCCAACCAGCCGAGCATCTATTGCATCTTCTCGCGTCGGATTGAAAATGTAACTCTCTCGATAAACGCCAGCGCgaattattttcaaacttttttcttACTCACCCAACCTCCTCAGGTGCATATTCGTCGGCGGATTGTATTTGCCGCAGCTTAGCAGAAGCACATCCTTCGTTGGCATCTGATTATTTATCGTCActattttctccttttttcctgCTTGCGCTGCTTCGGCATCAGCCGTCTCGTATATCGTCTCCATTTTTGCCTCTCTTCTTCTATCTTACCCTGTTTATTAGATATATAAGATAACGCTACTCTATATAGCTAACagtgaaaattataaacaataaaGTGCAAGTGCAAAATGAACGACGCAGGTGCGAGAGCGAAGTGCACA
This genomic interval carries:
- the LOC100121756 gene encoding uncharacterized protein LOC100121756 isoform X1, whose translation is METIYETADAEAAQAGKKEKIVTINNQMPTKDVLLLSCGKYNPPTNMHLRRLERARDHLRSLGMTVIGGTISPINNYSSDDPCLEDSSVRVKLLELAMEYTQWMTISKWAVKQNTAKSILETLRFHQTVLNYIAAKDNDNIYNPKLIKRWVPAAYLMAGLSPRVPRVQIKLVCGMDVLESITTPGHYTDEEIAEIFTHYGLVIIDEDGQNINRFIYNSDILSKYIRYINVVTEWIPNEVNSTWIRRALHRGESIQWLVNKNVLKSIYENNYYGARKPISNLTTMELTKQEPKHRVILMSCGSYNPPTHMHFRMFERARDHLHSLGTHVVLGGVISPVNDAYAKSELAAGEHREEMLKCALHDSDWIRLSKWELRQKAWTRTRQSLQHHQTLLDEVVQGQAAANSNVDEEDLTWIPDVLRNGDTGDPSPVRIKLLCGGDLLESFATPGLWAEEDIEEIVGRYGLIVITRVGSNPYKFIYDSDILAKHLHNIHIVTEWIPNEVSSTRIRRALKRGESVKYLLHDSVLEYIYTYKIYNSKNPDHYQHTKLEYSSIHSSTDYLDVDEAKSQADDAFLTRSPSDVPMRDTSPCEPTTTTRTTAEATNDEDGSLPETVLQKNLQNSSYNSDDSASTTELAREKFFRSIVNDSLHLTGGESSSSSLLPLQSPRVHSPVELPGSARARNELLAFEDTTESELATLCDNTYSNDREEDALSITYDESSEDAIETSVRNNGLGNGSDDTMPKGAEESLGYDCPDSDSQATKFEIDGKYVKSLVSSRKGKKTDDEDSDRSKEEESVEDERLKLELIDSTPESTEEKTVEEKEKVVEDELKKNTKLFEDDISYIKRLRLIINDGKPINQRQQLQGSLDSINLNETNVGARNVMESMSKKSKSFESIKRNVVMSLKPGEISYCDDTIASTKLKSDSTSQLVTAQEFDAPTEEFCSACCFEQPSSADVFYTIRSNCSSPEDEDSTECDICSSCNLRDDSNDCNNAAMTHAQSLSETAEICEICGEPATSADEPLTSDPKSSVINSRPMPLSLPKAKSTIEISKGSYGRSTLEDDRFEIDNCGLQDCRLRASLDTCSQPEPLYVNITPRHRQPPLLPRHQPMSEAESYRYAGAPKDEVAMSRSLSIGGRDKRVSRKGSYAKTRNAADRAAQEKRRFSSVDNLQNRMSFRSSGEKFSKSRDNKFMTSADSIRPRVARSRSLRRSADNVGRFDSSGDNLDSLEENADTDDNGVTTSSAVRTVKIRDSDTIKMILTKHGIKIISQKETVL